Proteins co-encoded in one Bos taurus isolate L1 Dominette 01449 registration number 42190680 breed Hereford chromosome X, ARS-UCD2.0, whole genome shotgun sequence genomic window:
- the TIMM17B gene encoding mitochondrial import inner membrane translocase subunit Tim17-B isoform X1: protein MEDPWRIVDDCGGAFTMGVIGGGVFQAIKGFRNAPVGMRHRLRGSVNAVRIRAPQIGGSFAVWGGLFSTIDCGLVRLRGKEDPWNSITSGALTGAVLAARSGPLAMVGSAMMGGILLALIEGVGILLTRYTAQQFRNAPPFLEDPGQLPSKEGTPGPGYPSYQQYH from the exons ATGGAGGA CCCATGGAGAATTGTGGATGATTGCGGTGGAGCCTTCACTATGGGTGTTATCGGCGGTGGAGTCTTCCAGGCCATTAAGGGCTTCCGCAATGCCCCTGTC GGAATGCGGCACCGATTGAGAGGCAGTGTCAATGCTGTAAGGATCAGAGCCCCTCAGATTGGAG GTAGCTTCGCTGTGTGGGGGGGCCTATTTTCCACCATCGACTGCGGTCTGGTGCGGCTTCGGGgcaaggaagatccctggaacTCCATCACCAGTGGAGCACTGACCGGGGCTGTGCTGGCTGCCCGCA GTGGCCCATTGGCCATGGTGGGCTCGGCAATGATGGGGGGCATCCTGTTGGCCCTCATCGAGGGTGTTGGCATCCTTCTCACTCGCTATACTGCCCAGCAGTTCCGCAATG CACCCCCATTCCTGGAGGACCCTGGCCAGCTGCCCTCTAAGGAGGGTACCCCAGGCCCAGGCTACCCCAGCTATCAGCAGTACCACTGA
- the TIMM17B gene encoding mitochondrial import inner membrane translocase subunit Tim17-B (The RefSeq protein has 1 substitution compared to this genomic sequence) gives MEEYAREPCPWRIVDDCGGAFTMGVIGGGVFQAIKGFRNAPVGMRHRLRGSVNAVRIRAPQIGGSFAVWGGLFSTIDCGLVRLRGKEDPWNSITSGALTGAVLAARSVPLAMVGSAMMGGILLALIEGVGILLTRYTAQQFRNAPPFLEDPGQLPSKEGTPGPGYPSYQQYH, from the exons ATGGAGGAGTATGCTCGGGAACCTTG CCCATGGAGAATTGTGGATGATTGCGGTGGAGCCTTCACTATGGGTGTTATCGGCGGTGGAGTCTTCCAGGCCATTAAGGGCTTCCGCAATGCCCCTGTC GGAATGCGGCACCGATTGAGAGGCAGTGTCAATGCTGTAAGGATCAGAGCCCCTCAGATTGGAG GTAGCTTCGCTGTGTGGGGGGGCCTATTTTCCACCATCGACTGCGGTCTGGTGCGGCTTCGGGgcaaggaagatccctggaacTCCATCACCAGTGGAGCACTGACCGGGGCTGTGCTGGCTGCCCGCA GTGGCCCATTGGCCATGGTGGGCTCGGCAATGATGGGGGGCATCCTGTTGGCCCTCATCGAGGGTGTTGGCATCCTTCTCACTCGCTATACTGCCCAGCAGTTCCGCAATG CACCCCCATTCCTGGAGGACCCTGGCCAGCTGCCCTCTAAGGAGGGTACCCCAGGCCCAGGCTACCCCAGCTATCAGCAGTACCACTGA